The Hippopotamus amphibius kiboko isolate mHipAmp2 chromosome 3, mHipAmp2.hap2, whole genome shotgun sequence genomic interval tgtgaaagagaaatcaaatagaccagcaaaagctaaaagaattcaccaaaccagctttacaacaaatgctaaaggaacttctctaagcagaagagaaaaggccacaactagaaacaggaaaattatgAAGATgtgaaagctcaccagtaaaggtaaacatacagtaaaggtaggagaCTATCCACATACAAATATCATATCAAAACTAGTaatcatgagaagaggagagtacaaatgcaagatatttgaaatgcatttgaaattaagagatcagcaacctaaaacaatcatgtatatatatagactgctatatctaaacctcatggtaaccacaaatgaaaaatcaataatagatataaaaagaaaaaaaaaggaatccaaacacaacactaaagataatcatcaaatcacaagagaacataagaggaaaggaagaaaaaaagacctacaaaacaaatccaaaacaagtaacaaaatggcagtaaaaacatatatatcaacagttaccttaaatgtaaacaaattaaatgctccaaccaaaagacacagactggctgaatgggtacaaaagcaagacccatctatatgctgtctataagagacctgCTTCAGATTTCgagacatacagactgaaattgaggggctggaaaaaggtattccatgcaaatggacatcaaaagaaacctgtccctcaagagggaggggatatggggatatatgtataaatacagctgatttgctttgttgtatagcagaaaccgacacagcagtgtaaagctattatactccaataaagattgggggaaaaaaagaagcctgtcatatcagacaaaataaactttaaagtaTTGtttcaagagacaaagaaggacactatattaTTATCAaggtatcaatccaagaagaggatataacaattgtaaatttatatgcacccaacacaggagcacctcaatatgtaaggcatatgttaaaagacataaaaagagaaactgacaataaaacaataatagtgggggattttaacaccctacttatatcaatggacagatcatccaggcagaaaatcagaggaaacagagggcttaaatgacacattagaccagatagacttaattgatatttgcaGAGCATTCAGTCTGAAAGAAGTAAAAcagacattcttttcaagtgcacgtggaacattttccaaaatagatTACATGCTGGACCACAAAGCAAGTctcagtaaacttaagaaaagTGAATCATATCAATCATTTTTTTTGGACCACaatctatgagattagaaatcaactacaaggaaaaaaaaatgtaaaaaaacacaaacacatgtaggctaaacaatatgctactaaacaaccaatgtatcacttaagaaatcaaagaggaaatcaaaaaatacctggagacaaatgaaaacgaaaacgcaatgatccaaaacctgtgggatgcaacaaaagaagttctaaaAGGGAGAGGTAAAGCGATACaggcttacctcaggaaacaagaaaaatctcaaataaaccacctaaccctacacctaaaacaactagcgaaaaaagaacaaaacccaaagttagtagaaggaacaaaatcataaagatcagagaagaagtaaatgaaatagagaccaagaaaacaatacaaaagatcaatgaaactaaaagctggttttttgaaaaactaaaattgataaacctttagccagactcattaagaaaaaaagggagagggcccaaatcaaaattagaaatgaaaaagaagttacatctgacaccacagaaatacaaaggaccataagagactacttaaggcaactatatgccaataaaattgacaacctaaaagaaatggacaaattcttggaaaagtacaatctcccaagactgaaccaggaagaaatagaaaatatgaacagaccaattacaagaaCTGAAATTAAATTGGTGatttaaaaatcctcaacaggggtgggggtggggagtgaaggggaagccaggatgaagtgagagagtagcattgacatatatacactaccaaatgtaagatagatagctagtgggaagttggtgcataacacagggagataaactcagtgatgggtgatgacttagagggctaggatagagagggtgggagggagttgagggaaggaggggatatggggatatatgtataaatacagctgattcactttggtgtacctcaaaaactggcacaacagtgtaaagcagttatattccaataaagagcttagaaataaataaaatttaaataattaattaattaattaaaagataaaaatcctcaacaaacaaaagttcaggaccagatggcttcacaggcaaattctattaaacatgtagagaagagttaacatctatccttctgaaactatttcaaaaaactgCATAggaaggaacatttccaaactcattctgtgagaccaccatcaccctgataccaaaaccagacaaagataccacaaaaaaagaaaattacaggccaatataactgatgaacatagacgcaaaaatcctcaactaaatactagcaaacctaatccaacaatacattaaaagaatcatacaccataaacaactgggatttatcccagggatgcaaggacttttcaatatctgcaaatcagttggtctgatacaccacattaacaaattgaagaataaaaaccatatgatcatctcaatagatgcagaaaaaacttttgataaaattcaacatatatttatgataaaaattctccagaaagtggccatagaaggaacctacctcaacataataaaggccatatatgacacagctaacatcacactcaacagtgaaaagctaaagTATTTCCTCTACGATCAGAAgcaagacagggatgtccactctcgccactttcattcaatatagttttggaagtcctagccacaacaatcagagaagaaaaaggaaataaaagggatacaaattggaaaagaagtaaaactgtcactctttgtgGATatcatgatactatacatagaaaatcctaaagatgcaaccAGAGAACTACTAGGACTtgtcaatgaattcagtaaagttacaggatacaaaattaatgcacagaaatcttttgcatttctattcgctaacaatgaaagatcatgaaagaaaaattaagaaaacaatcccacttaaaATGGCatcagaaagagtaaaatacctaggaataaacctacctaaggaggcaaaagacctgtacttcaaaaattataagacactgataaaagaaattgaagatgatacaaacatggagaaatatactgtgttcttagattggaagaatcaatattgtcaaaatgactatactacccaaggcaatctacagattcagtgcaattcctatcaaattactagtggcatttttcacagaattagaacaaaaaaattttaaacttgtatggaaacacaaaagactccaaatatccaaagcaatgttgagaaagaaaaatgcaactggaggaatcaggctccctgacttcagactacactacaaagccatagtcatcaaaacagtatggtactggcacaaaagtagaaatatagatcaatggacaggatagaaagcccagaaataaacccatgcacctatggtcaattaatctatgacaaaggaagcaaggatatataatggagaaaagacaatctcatcaataagtggtgctgggaaaactggaccactacatgtaaaagaatgaaattataacactacctaacactatacacaaaaataaactcaaaatggttaaagatctaaatgtaagaccagatactataaaactcctagaggaaagcataggcagaacactctgacataaatcacaccaatatctttttggatccatctcttagagtaatggaaataaaaacaaaaataaacaaatgggagttAATCAAACTTAAAAGGTTCTACCCAGCataagaaaccataagcaaaatgaaaagaaaaccctcagaaagggagacaatatttgcaactgatgcaactgacaagggattagtttccaaaatatacaaacagcttatacagctcaatatcaaaaaaaaaaaaaaaaatcgaaaaatgggcagaagacctaaatagacatttttccaaagaagacatacaaatgacctaaaagcacagaaaaagatgctcaacatcactaattattagagaaatgcaaatcaaaactataatgaggaatcacctcataccggtcagaatgtccatcatcaaaaaagtctacaaataataaatgctagagagggtgtggaagaaaaagaaactctcctacactgttggtgggaatgtaaattggtacagccactgtgtagaacagtatggcggtcccttaaaaaattaaaaatagagctatcatatgatcctgtaatcccactcctgggcatatatccagagaaaaccttagtttgaaaagatacatgcatgttcactgcagcactatatattatagccaagacatggaagcaaccctaatgtccatcaacagatgaatggataaagaagatgtgacacatatataaaatggaatattactcagccataaagaggaacaaaataatgtcacttgcagcaacatggacctagaaattgtcatgcTTAGTGAAGTCaagcaaagacaaatatcatatgatatcacttatatatggaatctaaaaaatggtgcaaatgaacttatttacaaaacagaaatagggtcacagatgtagaaaacttatggttaccgggggggggggaaggaagggagggataaattgggagattgtgattgatatatatacactactatatataaaataacttaataaggacctactgtatagcacagggaactctacttaatactctgtaatgacctatatgggaaaagaatctaaaaaagagtgtatatgtgtataactgattcatgttgctgtacagtagaaactaacacaacattgtaaatcaattatactccaataaaaaaattatttttaatttaaaagtctaaaacaataaatgctggagaaggtgtggagggAAAGgatccctcctacactgttgctgggaacgtaaattggtatagccagtatggatgttccttaaaaaactaaaaatagagctaccatatgatcctgcagtcccactcctgggtatatgtctggagaaaaccatagtttgaaaagacacatgcaccccaatgtttatcacagcactatttacaatagctaagacatggaagcaacctaaatgtccatcaacagaggaatggataaagaatgttgtggcaatatatacaatggaatattactcagccataaaaaaggaaataatgccatttgcagcaacatggatggacctagagattatcatactaagtgaagtaaatcaaacaGAGAAATACCAAtcacatatgatatcacttatacgtggaatatttttttaaaagatacaaatgaacttatttccaaaatagagactcacagacatagaaaacaaacttaccaaaggggaaagggagataGGGGAGGGATAATTGGGAAGTTAgggttaacatatacatattactgtatataaaatagataaccaataagtacctactgtatagcacagggaactgtactcaatattttctaataacctataaagaaAGAATATCTGAAGAATATATACTttcagatagatatatatatatctaaattGCTGTGCTAcagacctgaaactaacacaatattgtaaatcaactgtacttcaatttttaaaaatacaataaaattaaaaaataaattaaaaaatctaaaaagaatggaATGTCAGGTTTCAAGggctaaaagaaaaaatccaagCTAGATTCCTATACCTAGTCAAAGTATCCTGCAAATGTGAAGACAAAActaagatattttcagacaaaaacaaagactTTGTCATCAACTAAccgatttttctcttcatttgtgaAAATGACCACAGATAGAAGCTCAAGTCCATAAGAAGGAACTAAAAGCACTAAGAACAGTAAATTGAAAGAATACTGACTGTGCTAAACTACACTAATAATGCTCTGTAGGGATTATAACATGCAAGGAAGCAAAATATAAAGGGCAAAAGGGATAAATATAGTTCACCTCTTTTAAAGATAGTCTTACATTATTTGGGAAATGACAACAGTACAGATTTAAGCTGAACTGTACTAACAATGAGTACTGTAATATCCCTATATATAGGAGAAACACTAAAGAAGaatacaaaaagatataaataaaaaggtCATGGCagagataaaatagaataataaaaataatttaaaagaaggctgaaaaagaataaagaatggatGAAGAATTTGGAGGAGcgggaagaccctgagctcacctcctctcatggacCTACCAGAATTACAgctattgatgagaaagaccagTCTAGCAGAAAAGAACTTCTAcaaagaaaggataaagaaggaGCGACAATGAGTGGAATGGGTAGGTGCAGCATAGTGAAGACCCATTCCTCAGGGTGGGCAACTTACAAACAGGAGgttaattacaattgcagaggttctccccaaggagcaatgGGTCTGAGCCCTGCATTGGCTCCCCATCCcaggggtcctgcaccaggaagatgagtccCTAGAACAATTGGCTTTGAAGGACAATGGGGCTTAATTTGGGGAGGTCTAGAGGCCTGTGTGGGAAATAGACTCCACGCTTAAAGGTTGtatacaaaatctcacatgctccagCACctgggcagaagcagtaatttgaaaaaagcctgggtcagaccacatgctgatcttggagagtatCCTGGAGAGGAGAAGGCAACTGAAGCTCactctggggacacagacactggtggcagccatttttAGGAGCTTGTTCTACCACATGTTCACTGGTGCTGGCAGGTGCCATTTTGTAATCCTCCTCTAGCTTATTAGCTTCAGCACCCAGCCCCACCAAGCAGCCTGTAGGTATCATaactgggatgcctcaggccaaacagctaGCTAGGTGGGGACACAGGCACACTGGGCAGGACCAACCCCAGGAATACCTGGGATCTGACCATACCCACCAGCCTCAGGACCACCACAGCCCCACAGCCAGCCATGGCAGGACCCAGCCCACTTACTAGCTGACCAGCTCAAGAACCCCCAGGGCCTTGCAGCCAGAGAGCCCAGGAACAGACTTTGCCCAGTTAGCTGGCACTAACTGCAGAACACTCTGGCCCTCAGACCCCCATGCAAGCAGTCCAAACCAGCTCTAGGACCTCTAGGACCCTGGGCCCTACAAACCAGAGACCCCCGGATCCAGCTCTGCCTGCTACTGGGCTGTCACTAGCCCTGAGTCccagcttcacccaccagtgggcaggtaaTAGCCCTGGGATTCCCTGGGATCCCAACTCTGCCCACCAGCAGGTGGTCACCATCAGGACCACCACAGCCCCACAGCCTGCCTTGTTAAGACCTAACCAACATACCAGCAAGCTAGCACTATCCCAGGGACCTCCACAGCTCTGGCTCTGACCACAAGCAGGCCAACTCCAGCTTTGAGACACCTTGGGCCCCTCAGTAAGTGTCCTTGGGATCCAGCCCCACCTACCAGGGGCCTGATGCCAGCTTCAGGAccaccagggccctgcagccagagaccctggTACCCAGCGCCACCAAGCAGTGAGCCAGCACTGGGAACCCCTGCCCCagtccctggccctgcccaccagcaggccagcaccagcTCTGAGTTACCATGGACTCCTCACAGCTAACCACCCAGGGATCCAGTAACACTCACCAACACACCAGCATGAGCTTCAAGACACCCTGAAACCTTCAGCCAGAAGTGTCAGGAACCAGTCCCACCCATAAACAGGCCAACACTAGATCTGGGAACCCCTGCCCTGTAACCACCCACCCTCCCAAACctgactctgcccaccagtgaaTCACCACTATCCCAGGGACCCACCCCCGGGGTTTCATAGCCAGCCACCTCGTGACCCAGTCCTGCCAACCAGTGGCTGGTAGCCTCTgaacaaggcagggcctggcaatcAACCAGACCAGGAGCCAGCCACAGCTACTAGACCTCCTAcagtagtcagcccaccacaacagaaggaccatAAGCCCACATAGGGGTACCCCTAGAGCTTATAGCTTTGGTGACCAGAGAGGAGTGTACTGCTGGGAAGCATGTCTGCTACAAATGGCCATTTTTCCCAGGTGAGGAAGcataaccaacctaccagatacatataaatacaaacaGCATATTAGGCAAAACAAgaggacagaggaacatgttccaaatgaagaaacaagataaaaccccagaagaactaagtgaagtggagataggcaatctactcagtaaagagttcaaggtagtgattttaaagatgatcaaagaactcaggagaagaatggatgaacagagtgaAAAGTTAGATGTTTTTAACACAGAGTTAGAAAACATGAAGaaccaaatgaatgaaaaatgcaataactgaaatcaaaagtACACTAGAAGGGATCAACAGTAGATTAAATGGTACAGAGAAATGGATCAGTGAGCTTAAAGATAGAGTAATAGAAATcattgaacagaaaaaagaatgaaaagaaatgaggacaggtCAAGAGACTTCTAGCACAATACCAATTGTACTAACACTTGCATTATAGGGTTCCCAAaggagaagtgagagagaaaggagcagagaacatatttgaagacatagtagctgaaaagttccctaacttgggaaagaaaacagatatccaggtccaGAAATGACAGCACATCCCAGACAGGATCAACCCAAAAGGGCCAAATCAAGACACGTTctaattaaaacagcaaaaattaaagataaagagagaatattaaaagccgAAAGGGAAAAGTGACAACttacatacaagagaactcccataaggctgtCAGCTGacctttcagcagaaactctgcacgccagaagggagtggcacaacatatttaaagtgatgaaagggaaaaacctacaaccaagaatactctacccagcaaggctctcattcaggtttgatggAGAGATAAAAAGTTTGACAGACAAGCAAAGGCTAAAAACGTTCAGGACCATCAAACCAGCTTGATAAGGAATGTTAAAGGgatttctctaagtgaaaaagaaaaagccataacTAGAGacttgaaaattacaaaaggaaaaatctcattagtaaaggcaaataaacagtaaaggtagtaaatcaaccaTGAGCAAAGCTTATAGGAagcctaaaagaaaaaagtagtaaaatcatttatacccacaataagcagttaaggctacacaaacaaaataattcaaaataatgacgTCAAGAACAGTAATCATGGGGGAAGAGGAGTAAAAAttcagggttgttaaaatgcgttgtagataactagtaaggaacCTACcgtatataacacagggaactcttctcaatactctgtaatgacgtATATGGgataagaatctaaaaaagagtggatatacatataactgattcaccttgctgtacagcagaaactaacacattttaaattgcctgtactccaataaaaaatttttaaaaaacagaggaagaacaaaaaaatgcatTGGAAAGTAAGAAATCAACTtaaaattgtgtatgtgtgtgtatacacacacacacacacatatatattgacatattgctatatataaacatcatggtaaccacaaaccaaaaatctctaatagatacacacaaaagagaaaggaatctaaacataatactaaagatagacatcaaatcacaagggaagagaggaaaacaagaggaaaggaacaaagaaagaacTACAATACAACCccaaagaaattaacaaaatggtaataagtataccctaccaataattactttaaatataaaaggactaaatactccaatcaaaTAGAGTGGCttaatggatagaaaaacaagatgcccaacatatatgctgcctacaagagacccacttcaggtctaaaaacacacaaaaaagtgaagacatggaaaaaggtattccatataaatagacaaagaaggaaattacataatgatcaagggatcaatccaagaagatataacaattgtaaatatacaagcaccaaatataggagcacctaaatacaaaCATAAATGGAGAAGTTGAcaataacacagtaatagtaggggacttgaacaccccacttacatcaatggagagatcatttagacagaaaatcagtaaggaaactcTGGCCTTAAATGggcttaatagatatatatagaaaattccatccaaaagcagcagaatacacattcttttcaagtgcatgtggaacattctccaggatgggtCATATGCTAGGTCATAAAATaaatctcagtaaatttaagaaaattgaaatcatattaagcatctttcctgaccacaacactataagagtaaaaataaaccacaaggggaaaactgaaaaaacacaaccatgtggaagctaaacaatatgctactaaataaccaatggatcactgaagaaatcaaaaaatacctggaaacaaatgaaaatgaaaacacaatgatccaaaatctagggcatgcagcaaaagcagttctaagaggcaagtttgtAGCAATaaaagcctacctcaggaaactctcaaacaacctaactttatatctaaaaaaaactagaaaaagaagtaaaacccaaagttagtagaaggaaaagttagtagaaggaaagaaatcgtaaagaacaaagcagaaataaatgaaatggagactgaaaaaaaaatagaaaagatcaaagaaactaagagctggttcattgaaaagataaaactgataaacctttaaccatactcattaagaaaaaaggagagagtgcccaagtcaataaaatcagaaatgaaaaggaggaaattacaactgacaccatgtaaatacaaaagatcataagagattactacataAAACCATACTCCAATGAAacagacaacctagaagaaatggacaaattcctagaaatgtacaatctcccaaaactgaatcaggaagaaatagaaaatatgaacagacaagtTACCAGTAATGAAACAGAATCAGGAATGagaaaaactcccaacaaacaaaagtctgggatctgatggcttcacaggtgaattccaccaaacatttagagaagagttaacacctgtccttctcaaactattccaaaacattgcagaggaaggaatgcttcttaACTTATTCTATGAAGGCAGTATCCAagcaaagatatcacacaaaaaagaaaattaaaggccagtatcactgatgaacatggatgtaaaaatactcaataaaatattagcaaaatgaattcaatgatacattaaaaggatcatacaccatgatcaagtgggatttataccagggatgcaaggaaggttcaatatacacaaatcaattaatgtgataaaCCTTAACAGACaggagaataaaaatcatatgatcaacTCAAAAGCTGTAGAAAAagggttttgacaaaattcaacgtccatttatgataaaaattctccacaGCGCacgcagggtggggggagggagcgcACGACGTGCGCGcgccctctccctccttcaccgCTGCCGCCTCCTTCTTCTGCCGCTCCTGGTGCTGCTTGTGTGCTCGTTCGGTGCGGACCTGGTACCTCTTTTGTGAAGCGGCAGCTGAGGAGACTCCGGCGCTCGCCATGGCCGACGAAAAGCCCAAGGAAGGAGTCAAGACTGAGAACAACGATCATATTAATTTGAAGGTGGCGGGGCAGGATGGTTCTGTGGTGCAGTTTAAGATTAAGAGGCATACACCACTTAGTAAACTAATGAAAGCCTATTGTGAACGACAGGGTTTGTCAATGAGGCAGATCAGATTCCGATTTGACGGGCAGCCAATCAATGAAACAGACACACCTGCACAGTTGGAAATGGAGGATGAAGATACAATTGATGTGTTCCAGCAGCAGACAGGAGGTGTCTACTAAAAAGGGAACGTGCTACTTTACTCCAGAATTCTGTTCCTCCAGACCAAGAAGACATTCTCAATTAGAAAACCGCAATTTGGTTCCATCACATCCTGACTACTGCAGTATAGTTtctctattctttcattttccccttccccattCCTTTATTGTACATAAAGTAACTGGTGTATGTGCACAagcatattgcatttttttttttaaactaaatggcCAATGGTATTTTGATCGACATCAAATGGAgatggaatggggaaaaatacTGGTTCTGTGAAAATACCCCCTTTTCTCCATTAGTGGCATGCTCATCAGCTCTTATCTTTATATTCCAGTAAGTTATTTTGCTCTCActgtttaacaaaaaaagaacaacataaaaatTCTTGCATACCTTGTTCGATTggagaattttaatgtttttcatttatcattgTAAAACCAAGgacaattttataacttttttgtaCGTAGCTGTTACATGTAGGGCAATCTGTCTTTAAGTAGGGATAAATTACTCTAAAA includes:
- the LOC130849457 gene encoding small ubiquitin-related modifier 2, which encodes MADEKPKEGVKTENNDHINLKVAGQDGSVVQFKIKRHTPLSKLMKAYCERQGLSMRQIRFRFDGQPINETDTPAQLEMEDEDTIDVFQQQTGGVY